The Chitinophaga lutea genome contains the following window.
TATGCAGTATAGCGCCCGCCCGGTGCGAAATATTCCCGAGCTGGCAGAGCAGCACGCTTTTATGCCCTTCTTCGATATCCGAATTGAGCTTCGCCTTCCCGCGGATGGCCTCCAGCCAGTTGCTGATATGCACCGCGTCGAGGAACTCGCCGGCGGGGCTCACCACGTTGGTGGCGTCCCGGTTTTCCCTGTTGTTCTGTTTCACTTCCTTGATCACCGCGCCCTTGTTGTCCACGATGCGGTAACTGTCGTTCCCATCGCAGTAAAGCGCCCCTTTTTCACCGAATACCGTAAAACCGCGGCCGCTGCCTTCCAGTTTGTAGGGATGGCAGCTACGGCCTTCCCATACGATGGCGCGGTTGCCTTCAAATTCGAAAGTGATCGCCTGCGTATCGGGCGTTACCCAGTCGTCGCCGCTGTGGGCGAAACGGCCGCCGGTAGATGTCACCTTCACGGGATAGTCCACGCCCATCAGCCAGCGCATACAGTCCACCTCATGTGTGCCGTTGTTGCAGGCCTCGCCGGTGCCCCACTCCCAGCGCCAGTGCCAGTCGTAGTGCACAATGTTATCTAGGAACGTGCTCCTGGGCGCGGGGCCCTGCCAGAGGTCCCAGTTGAGCGTGGAAGGCACCGCTATTTTTTTACCTGTGCCGATGGATTTGCGGTCGTTCACATACCAGCCGCGGGCATAGTACACCCGGCCGATCATTCCGTCTTCCCGCACATCCTTCACCGCCTGTATCATGTTCGGCCAGGAGCGGCGCTGGTTGCCCATCTGCACCTTGCGGCCGTGTTTACGCGCGGCGGCAACG
Protein-coding sequences here:
- a CDS encoding Gfo/Idh/MocA family protein; protein product: MKRRDFLKTGTIAGVGAGLTILNFPVFGKHAPSNKIVIGMMGVNSRGSWLAQVASKLPDVEVGFICDVEDGAIQKGLKAVSAQARKPEVIKDVRKMLERKDLDAVMIAAPDHWHAPAAIMACTAGKDVYVEKPLSHNPQEGEWLVAAARKHGRKVQMGNQRRSWPNMIQAVKDVREDGMIGRVYYARGWYVNDRKSIGTGKKIAVPSTLNWDLWQGPAPRSTFLDNIVHYDWHWRWEWGTGEACNNGTHEVDCMRWLMGVDYPVKVTSTGGRFAHSGDDWVTPDTQAITFEFEGNRAIVWEGRSCHPYKLEGSGRGFTVFGEKGALYCDGNDSYRIVDNKGAVIKEVKQNNRENRDATNVVSPAGEFLDAVHISNWLEAIRGKAKLNSDIEEGHKSVLLCQLGNISHRAGAILHTDPKNGHILQNKDAAKFWGRTYERGWQPKY